In one window of Bradyrhizobium diazoefficiens DNA:
- a CDS encoding toll/interleukin-1 receptor domain-containing protein, with product MATVFFSYSHKDEDLRDRLETHLAMLKKQGLIDAWHDRRIKAGDEVDHSIDANLNAADVILLLVSADFLASSYCYDVEMQRAMQRHEAREARVIPVILRHCDWHSAPFGKLLAAPKDGKPIKAWSDVDEAFLDVVKQIRAALPAKATANTNAPKASPAPTSAAVSGAKPRSSNLRLKKTFTEADRDRFLHESFDFLAEFFETSLTELAERNDGIEVNYRRIDSDRFTAVVYKNGKAIGRCKISFGGAFGRGISFSHNDQASDGSMNESLSVEADDGGLFLKALGLASYGSVEDRKLSQEAAAEYYWSLFIEPLQR from the coding sequence TTGGCTACCGTATTTTTCTCGTACTCGCACAAGGACGAAGACCTGCGGGACCGGTTGGAAACGCATCTCGCCATGTTGAAAAAGCAGGGGCTGATCGATGCGTGGCATGATCGGCGCATCAAGGCCGGCGACGAGGTCGACCACAGCATCGACGCCAACCTGAACGCAGCAGACGTCATCCTCCTGCTGGTGTCAGCGGACTTCCTCGCGTCCTCATACTGCTACGATGTCGAGATGCAACGCGCCATGCAGCGTCACGAAGCACGCGAGGCCCGCGTGATTCCCGTTATCTTGAGACATTGCGATTGGCACTCGGCTCCGTTCGGGAAGCTTTTGGCTGCACCGAAGGACGGAAAGCCGATCAAGGCCTGGTCCGATGTCGACGAGGCATTCCTCGATGTCGTCAAGCAAATTCGAGCCGCCTTGCCGGCCAAAGCGACCGCCAATACCAACGCGCCGAAAGCCTCTCCAGCTCCGACCTCGGCAGCCGTCTCGGGTGCCAAGCCGCGGTCCAGCAATCTGCGGCTAAAGAAGACGTTCACCGAAGCCGATCGGGACCGCTTCCTGCACGAAAGCTTCGATTTCCTGGCGGAATTCTTCGAGACATCTTTGACAGAGTTGGCAGAGAGGAACGACGGCATCGAAGTCAACTACCGCCGCATCGACTCCGATCGGTTCACCGCCGTCGTGTACAAGAACGGAAAGGCGATCGGTCGGTGCAAGATCAGCTTCGGCGGGGCGTTCGGACGCGGCATCTCCTTTTCACACAATGATCAGGCCAGCGACGGGAGCATGAACGAGAGCCTTTCGGTCGAGGCGGACGACGGCGGTCTCTTTCTGAAGGCTCTGGGGCTGGCGTCCTACGGTTCGGTGGAAGACCGCAAGCTCTCGCAGGAAGCGGCTGCCGAGTATTACTGGTCGCTCTTCATCGAGCCGCTCCAGCGGTGA
- a CDS encoding PRC-barrel domain-containing protein, with protein MAMENRETFSLIGSDKVEGTNVYGAGGEKVGYIERVMIDKVSGKLSYAVLSFGGLLGIGDDHYPLPWQALKYDTNLGGYVTGITQDQLRGAPKYADESSWNWSDPATTRSVNAYYGVPVA; from the coding sequence ATGGCCATGGAAAATCGCGAGACGTTCAGTCTCATCGGAAGCGACAAGGTCGAAGGCACGAACGTGTACGGGGCCGGCGGCGAAAAGGTCGGCTACATCGAGCGCGTCATGATCGACAAGGTCAGCGGCAAGTTATCGTATGCGGTGCTCAGCTTCGGCGGCCTGCTCGGCATCGGCGACGATCACTATCCGCTGCCCTGGCAGGCGCTGAAATACGACACCAACCTCGGCGGCTACGTCACCGGCATCACCCAGGACCAGCTCCGCGGCGCCCCCAAATACGCCGACGAGAGCAGTTGGAATTGGAGCGACCCCGCGACCACGCGCTCCGTGAACGCCTACTACGGTGTGCCGGTGGCCTGA
- a CDS encoding response regulator, with protein MGNAVRVLVVEDEALICSFIEDALLDGGLEACSVSSGEAALSTFSDGRKGCRALQTDVNLGDGITGWELARRIREITPGFPVIYMTSASAPDWKSQGVDGSVLIEKPFAPAQLAAAVSQLLDTAA; from the coding sequence GTGGGTAATGCCGTTCGTGTTCTGGTCGTGGAGGATGAAGCGCTGATCTGCAGCTTCATCGAGGACGCCTTGCTCGACGGCGGTCTCGAGGCCTGCTCGGTCTCTTCGGGGGAGGCGGCCCTGTCCACCTTCTCCGATGGCCGCAAGGGGTGTCGGGCCCTGCAGACGGACGTCAATCTGGGTGATGGCATCACGGGTTGGGAGCTGGCGCGGCGGATCAGGGAAATCACGCCCGGCTTTCCCGTGATTTACATGACGAGCGCCAGTGCCCCGGATTGGAAATCGCAGGGCGTTGACGGTAGCGTCCTAATCGAGAAGCCCTTTGCGCCAGCGCAATTGGCTGCCGCCGTGTCGCAGCTGCTCGATACGGCGGCTTAG